One part of the [Synechococcus] sp. NIES-970 genome encodes these proteins:
- a CDS encoding putative hydrolase produces MTQAPFIPINLPPGFEHTYSTVDGVTLHAIEGGQGTPLLLLGGWPQTCYVWRLLLEPLGQNFHVIALDMRGQGDSNIPEGSYDCGTAAQEIIAYLQQKGITSFYLVGHDVGAWVAFTILKLFPQSVLGAGLIDAAIPGLVSDDFFSVVNAAKVWQFYFHKVPDLADSLVAGKEKEYLSWYFTNKSKRKDNLTPEVMDYYARYYSRPGAMKAGFLWYSALEETIATNALEPGVRFSQPIFAMGGEFATKNLIYSGLEPYCDRLSPYLIDGCGHYIPEEAPAEIVQAIIETFKP; encoded by the coding sequence ATGACCCAAGCACCTTTTATTCCGATCAATTTACCCCCCGGTTTTGAACATACCTACAGCACCGTTGATGGTGTAACTCTCCATGCTATAGAAGGGGGCCAGGGAACTCCTTTATTGCTTCTGGGGGGCTGGCCCCAAACCTGTTATGTTTGGCGCTTACTGCTCGAACCATTGGGGCAAAATTTTCACGTTATCGCCTTAGATATGCGCGGTCAAGGAGACTCTAACATCCCCGAAGGCTCCTATGACTGTGGTACAGCAGCCCAAGAAATTATCGCCTATCTTCAACAAAAAGGTATTACTTCGTTTTATCTTGTCGGTCACGATGTGGGCGCTTGGGTTGCCTTCACAATCCTAAAACTTTTCCCTCAGTCTGTTTTAGGCGCTGGACTTATTGATGCCGCCATTCCTGGTCTAGTGAGTGATGATTTCTTTTCTGTGGTTAATGCGGCTAAAGTGTGGCAATTTTATTTCCATAAAGTTCCTGATCTTGCTGATAGTCTGGTTGCTGGCAAAGAAAAAGAATATCTCAGCTGGTACTTTACGAATAAATCAAAGCGAAAGGATAACTTAACGCCGGAAGTGATGGATTATTATGCTCGTTATTACAGTCGTCCAGGGGCGATGAAGGCAGGTTTTCTCTGGTACTCAGCTTTAGAAGAAACGATCGCCACCAATGCATTAGAGCCAGGGGTGCGGTTTAGCCAACCTATCTTTGCAATGGGGGGAGAATTTGCCACAAAAAATTTAATATACAGCGGCCTAGAGCCATACTGCGATCGCCTTAGCCCTTATCTGATCGATGGCTGCGGTCACTATATCCCCGAAGAAGCGCCAGCAGAAATTGTGCAGGCAATTATTGAAACTTTTAAACCCTAG
- a CDS encoding putative C4-dicarboxylase binding protein, periplasmic protein — translation MTYSRRNFLWLTGATSSLAIATSQWMPQARGASTVDQDILNQVLPFPGQYGEYYQQAKIKAYHLHNQPTESILHQALESFWIDVFKQTQGELFVTPIPLDASMPAGDPQAVQLVAAGRFEIVSVAGPIIDKLCPEVIGIQNIGFIHESSQDVFEIINQPLFAEICHQSVSRYNLTYLPHGTFNNGMRNITSIEGKPLYTIEDFQDLIIRVPPSQDISETMKALGAIPKQYTMNQVFTVLQNSTVQAQENPLSVVKGFQLYEVTKYLNITNHTWSGYNMFFNTPFWESLSVSVQEVISRLLPIYQAQQIKAQEDYNTQLFSELTEELGMIATQPDTSMAPRKLVPVYRSIYQQLNPQARSLIKAKLEAKTGVSF, via the coding sequence ATGACCTATTCTCGCCGTAATTTTCTTTGGTTAACTGGTGCAACTTCTTCTCTGGCGATCGCCACTTCTCAGTGGATGCCCCAAGCCCGGGGAGCCTCAACAGTAGACCAGGATATTTTAAATCAAGTTTTACCTTTTCCTGGTCAATATGGAGAATACTACCAGCAAGCAAAAATCAAAGCTTATCATCTCCACAATCAGCCCACAGAGAGTATCCTACATCAGGCTCTAGAGAGTTTTTGGATAGATGTTTTTAAACAAACTCAGGGAGAATTATTCGTTACCCCCATTCCCCTTGATGCATCTATGCCAGCGGGAGATCCCCAAGCGGTACAGTTAGTCGCCGCAGGACGTTTCGAAATTGTCAGTGTGGCTGGCCCAATTATTGATAAGCTCTGCCCCGAAGTAATTGGCATTCAAAATATTGGCTTTATTCATGAATCTTCTCAAGATGTTTTTGAAATAATTAATCAACCACTCTTTGCTGAGATTTGCCATCAATCTGTTTCTCGTTACAACCTAACTTACTTGCCCCATGGCACTTTTAATAATGGCATGAGAAACATCACTTCAATTGAAGGAAAACCCCTCTATACAATTGAAGACTTCCAAGATTTAATTATTCGAGTTCCTCCATCCCAAGACATCAGTGAAACAATGAAAGCTTTGGGCGCAATACCTAAACAATACACAATGAATCAGGTTTTTACTGTCCTTCAAAATAGCACAGTTCAAGCTCAGGAAAATCCCCTCTCCGTTGTCAAAGGTTTCCAATTATATGAGGTCACCAAATACTTAAACATAACAAACCATACTTGGTCAGGTTACAATATGTTTTTCAATACTCCTTTTTGGGAGAGTTTATCTGTCTCTGTTCAAGAAGTTATCTCTAGGTTATTACCTATTTACCAAGCCCAACAAATCAAAGCGCAAGAAGATTATAATACTCAGCTTTTTTCAGAACTCACCGAAGAATTAGGCATGATCGCGACACAGCCTGACACATCTATGGCTCCCCGAAAATTGGTCCCTGTTTATCGGTCTATCTATCAACAGCTAAATCCCCAAGCTCGCTCTCTTATTAAAGCCAAACTGGAAGCAAAAACGGGTGTTTCTTTTTGA
- a CDS encoding retinal pigment epithelial membrane protein, with translation MVAVPHSSPTSSRRAWSQLFQAPGRAFALTPLPILQGKVPGALRGTLFRNGPGRLVRGQKTMGHWFDGDGSILGVYFTETGVQAQYRYVETPYLQQEATADTLLLPNYGTLAPGPIWQRWGKPAKNSANTSVLPLGDRLLALWEAGKPYALDLQTLETLGEADLGFAHRSDTFSAHHKIHPATGEIYNFGVTFGPQATFQLYRCEPQGKIRHQTHFSVPGLKGLPLVHDFVLAGDYLVFCIPPVRLQMLPTLLGLKTVSEALQWRPELGTIVVIIDRHTLKPISISRQDPWFQWHFTNGFVNDQGEIVLEMVRFPDFASNQQFVEIPQGQIKTYTKGTLWRYHLEPKTAKVITANEICDRSCEFPITLESQTGQPWRKTFMGIHRQTTDIGYELINAIAAFDHHTITFTMADMGPDHYPSEPIPVQNPQNPDQIWLLVVVFNAPAKRSELRIYDGDRLDEEPLCTLEFPKIIPPSFHGKWQPEALDHKN, from the coding sequence ATGGTCGCTGTTCCCCACTCCTCGCCAACATCTTCCCGACGGGCTTGGTCCCAATTGTTTCAGGCCCCCGGTCGGGCGTTTGCTCTGACCCCTTTGCCAATTCTCCAGGGGAAAGTACCAGGGGCGCTACGGGGGACCCTATTTCGCAACGGCCCGGGACGATTAGTGCGCGGCCAGAAAACCATGGGGCATTGGTTCGACGGGGATGGTAGCATTCTGGGGGTTTATTTCACAGAGACGGGGGTGCAGGCCCAATATCGTTACGTAGAAACGCCTTATTTACAGCAGGAAGCGACGGCCGATACATTACTGCTGCCTAACTATGGAACCCTTGCGCCAGGGCCGATTTGGCAGCGTTGGGGGAAGCCTGCAAAAAATTCGGCCAATACTTCGGTGCTGCCCCTTGGCGATCGCCTTTTAGCCCTTTGGGAAGCAGGGAAGCCCTATGCTTTGGATCTACAAACCTTAGAAACCTTAGGGGAAGCAGATCTCGGCTTTGCCCACCGCAGTGATACTTTTTCTGCCCACCACAAAATTCATCCAGCGACTGGAGAGATCTATAACTTTGGCGTAACTTTTGGCCCTCAGGCGACATTTCAGCTCTATCGTTGCGAGCCTCAAGGAAAAATTAGGCACCAGACCCATTTCTCCGTCCCAGGCTTAAAAGGATTACCACTGGTTCATGATTTTGTCCTGGCGGGAGATTATCTCGTTTTCTGTATTCCGCCCGTGCGCTTGCAGATGCTACCGACCTTGCTAGGCCTCAAAACCGTGAGTGAAGCCCTCCAGTGGCGGCCAGAACTAGGCACCATCGTGGTGATAATTGATCGCCACACCCTAAAGCCGATCAGCATTTCCCGCCAAGATCCTTGGTTCCAGTGGCACTTCACCAATGGTTTTGTAAATGATCAGGGGGAAATTGTTCTAGAAATGGTGCGCTTTCCAGATTTTGCCAGTAATCAGCAGTTTGTGGAAATTCCCCAAGGTCAGATCAAAACTTATACAAAAGGAACCCTCTGGCGTTACCACCTAGAACCGAAAACGGCAAAAGTGATCACAGCCAATGAAATTTGCGATCGCTCCTGTGAATTTCCCATTACCCTCGAATCCCAGACAGGGCAACCTTGGCGAAAAACCTTTATGGGGATCCACCGCCAAACAACAGATATCGGCTATGAGCTGATAAATGCGATCGCCGCCTTTGACCACCACACCATAACTTTCACGATGGCGGATATGGGCCCAGACCATTACCCTTCAGAACCTATCCCCGTGCAAAATCCCCAAAATCCCGACCAAATTTGGCTGTTGGTTGTTGTGTTTAATGCCCCGGCTAAACGCAGTGAACTGAGAATCTATGATGGCGATCGCCTAGATGAAGAGCCCCTTTGCACCCTAGAGTTTCCCAAAATTATTCCCCCAAGCTTCCATGGCAAATGGCAGCCAGAAGCCCTAGATCACAAAAATTAA
- a CDS encoding ABC transporter amino acid-binding protein, which produces MKKSKLAIASSLITLAAFTSACQQTTTTCDDCLKLGSLTPSTGDLSSIGQNMPVAIQLAVDTINACGGVNGQPVVLIQEDDQTDPTAGGAAMTKLVEVDRVAGVVGSFASSVSSSAVPVAVRNQVMMISPGSTSPVFTEQAANGEFDGYWARTAPPDSYQAPALAVLAQKQGFERISTVVINNDYGVGFEREFVAAFENLGGTIVNKDNPVRYDPRAATLDSEAAAAFAGDPDAVLGVLYAETGSVLLKAAYEQGLSDGVTVLLTDGVYSEDFTQQVGTTAAGQSIIAGALGTVPGADGQALADFTTLWNEATGKEMTAYVPHSWDAAIAMMLAAEAAGENTGTGIRDNLRAVTSGDGQEVSDPCEAIALIREGQTINYQGASGNVDFDDNGDVVGSYDVWTVNEDASLSVIDTVNPLEAL; this is translated from the coding sequence ATGAAAAAGTCTAAATTGGCGATCGCCTCATCTTTAATTACCCTTGCCGCCTTTACCAGTGCCTGCCAACAAACAACAACAACCTGTGACGACTGCCTAAAACTTGGCTCCCTCACCCCCTCCACCGGAGACCTCTCCTCCATTGGTCAGAATATGCCCGTCGCGATCCAACTAGCCGTAGATACAATTAATGCCTGCGGTGGGGTCAATGGCCAGCCAGTGGTCTTGATCCAAGAAGATGACCAGACAGACCCCACCGCCGGTGGCGCAGCTATGACAAAATTAGTCGAAGTAGATCGCGTTGCGGGCGTTGTGGGTTCCTTTGCCAGTAGTGTTTCGAGTTCTGCCGTCCCTGTCGCCGTGCGCAATCAAGTGATGATGATTTCCCCCGGCAGTACGAGCCCCGTCTTTACAGAACAGGCCGCGAACGGTGAATTTGATGGCTATTGGGCCAGAACTGCCCCCCCAGATAGCTACCAAGCCCCAGCCTTAGCGGTTCTTGCCCAAAAACAAGGGTTTGAAAGAATTTCCACGGTGGTGATTAACAACGACTACGGCGTGGGCTTTGAGCGAGAATTCGTCGCTGCCTTTGAAAATCTCGGCGGCACCATCGTCAACAAAGATAATCCAGTCCGTTACGATCCCCGGGCCGCCACCCTCGATAGTGAAGCAGCAGCCGCCTTTGCTGGGGATCCCGATGCTGTCCTGGGCGTGCTCTATGCAGAAACGGGCAGTGTTCTTCTCAAGGCAGCCTATGAACAGGGCTTGAGCGATGGTGTCACCGTTCTCTTGACCGATGGTGTCTACAGTGAAGACTTTACCCAGCAAGTCGGGACAACGGCTGCGGGTCAATCGATTATTGCGGGGGCTTTGGGGACTGTACCTGGGGCCGATGGCCAAGCACTGGCTGACTTTACTACTCTCTGGAATGAGGCAACAGGTAAGGAAATGACCGCCTATGTTCCCCATTCTTGGGATGCGGCGATCGCCATGATGTTAGCCGCTGAAGCCGCCGGCGAAAATACAGGTACTGGGATCCGGGATAACCTCCGGGCTGTGACCAGTGGTGATGGCCAAGAGGTGAGCGATCCCTGTGAGGCGATCGCCCTAATCCGCGAAGGACAAACAATTAACTACCAAGGGGCTAGCGGCAATGTTGATTTCGATGACAATGGCGACGTGGTCGGCAGTTACGACGTCTGGACAGTCAACGAAGATGCGAGCCTCTCAGTGATTGACACGGTCAACCCCCTCGAAGCACTCTAA
- a CDS encoding secreted pentapeptide repeats protein produces the protein MKVLARIFVLGLVIFGLCWGTPAYAASPAVTSRSAIDSEDLAGSNFAGQDLEGIEFSQVNLTNADLSGTNLRGAVFNSTMLENTNLHGADFTNGIAYLSKFTNADLTDAVFVEAILLRSTFSKVKIDGADFSFAVLDGPQQKKLCEVATGVNPVTGIATADSLGC, from the coding sequence ATGAAGGTTTTAGCGCGCATTTTTGTTCTCGGTTTGGTGATCTTTGGGCTCTGTTGGGGAACACCAGCCTATGCAGCGAGTCCGGCAGTTACATCTCGCTCGGCGATCGACAGTGAAGATCTCGCCGGGAGCAATTTTGCAGGGCAAGACCTTGAAGGGATTGAATTTTCTCAGGTGAACTTGACCAATGCTGATCTCAGTGGCACAAATCTGCGGGGGGCGGTATTTAACAGCACTATGCTGGAAAATACAAATCTCCATGGCGCAGACTTTACCAATGGCATTGCTTATCTTTCTAAATTTACTAATGCCGATTTGACGGATGCGGTTTTTGTCGAGGCGATTTTGCTGCGGTCTACTTTTAGTAAAGTCAAGATTGATGGGGCTGATTTTAGCTTTGCGGTGCTTGATGGCCCCCAACAGAAAAAACTCTGCGAGGTGGCCACTGGGGTGAATCCGGTGACGGGCATTGCCACGGCCGATTCTCTCGGTTGCTAA